One region of Drosophila teissieri strain GT53w chromosome 2L, Prin_Dtei_1.1, whole genome shotgun sequence genomic DNA includes:
- the LOC122618207 gene encoding LOW QUALITY PROTEIN: kinesin-like protein KIN-7O (The sequence of the model RefSeq protein was modified relative to this genomic sequence to represent the inferred CDS: deleted 1 base in 1 codon): protein MSAKNASSIQVCIKVRPCEPGLTSLWQVKEGRSIQLADSHAEPCVFDYVFDEGANNQEVFDRMARHIVHACMQGFNGTIFAYGQTSSGKTYTMMGDGQNPGVMVLAAKEIFQQISSETERDFLLRVGYIEIYNEKIYDLLNKKNQDLKIHESGNGIVNVNCEECIITSEDDLLRLLCMGNKERTVGETNMNERSSRSHAIFRIIIESRKSDRSDDDAVIQSVLNLVDLAGSERADQTGARGARLKEGGHINKSLLFLSNVIKSLSENVDNKFISFRDSKLTRILQASLGGNAFTSIICTIKPSIMEESQSTLSFATRAKKIRIKPQVNEMVSDATMMKRLEREIKVLKDKLAEEERKNESQLKVQDLERRIKRDMHKIISSQSLSDKCQQKRRRTWCPTASGSHLEPAETGKVDERLVQFSKASHLPKPVFFPTSNAGKRWDNIPKTINILGSLDIGTECNSITEEFVPAECVDFGSPHPGVHKPMFISKQLPDLTLTPMGPLTVDKIKKEIQDLQMFTSLEKHFEVECEEVQGLKEKLVEVTAQRDHLEQDSLAEKERNDALQKEVTSLTAANEAANSKISDLEEQLSTLKQTVTRLEVENQGAVGLEFEFEAHKKSSKLRVNDLLSALSEKELTIESLQKSLDNLSRDVLRNSKEDHMLSIVPEPEDIAGDDSTCKKCEQLEKLIADLESKNNSCECDELRSEIVSVRDKLESMESAFNLASAEVTQKTSDCERLSIELSASQMDVGQLQQRFDTLEQQWQAQQVGMKILQDDHEIVQEKYQDMQEKYEHIERRASASNTEVQRLQNDNTTLQAEIKNLKEQLEESQSMLKEVQTSESHVEKLQLENQELKAKISELEKNFKEMEREYDCLSNELMESVQENDALLKELRNRPTSLDAESMRSSGISTEFSEQEQEINLDKNLLHQFAKLSESIQQIELQHHSGIGRLFRANKMMEQGQSEPGLKLCLESAEYIEEDTRHSDTTESICLKGFLKRHRFQITRLSRENEEMEQEKRLLDIISQLKQEIEEKSALMEATEANINEMREQMDDLKSTLLEKSVIVNKVEDYQRQIESLEKQNAEMTMVYEELQDRVTRESSMSESLLRVPPDEDTLPGCPTSPGRREEEVVATLKTAITEMQSQVCGLQAELEHQSRQIQLKDANLAELQTDFEEMSERCLSMEVRLAELEEDAKQKQELLDRQAQKLSDDLRLIDQLQEKNAQLVEQCLKATESLSLADAKPDQTQLSSHYDSQIEELKHLLRAAKEELRDAQRIKDNEISALRAEFLLKIETNQAKFFDELQETKDRYESNVAALKEQLLQAAEKLSSVTARYQAELEELKSALQEQISQAEEERNNLIVQHEAEMETIRENLKEKLAEASSMEDAFKSEISDMTATLKERLTQTEEEREKASSKLEEVNKKLEQMISDRSAMSDAITELEKTRAEQDLAFNKLKMDNVELENQCSKIQEQLQMQSLTRDQNSLEIQAHIKQLDSIVASSKKSITELQEKCDQQVLDLDKLRLEKLSLESEIQKAKEEHYSTLDKLQEVQAEIVALSSRNEMEKCDFSTKFEVFTSKITDLEEALKAAQQKIVLYDDLVSQHESLKICLAEANELSSNLQKKVECLQSELIDLQKGISSRDVEIQELRAELKNVMDAKTTASMDQMTLVTQLKEVEEQMATQAQKFIRDATDLKGSITELQLKLNSLQETKDNLESGNEELKVKLKNSQNLRDMWEKENKVCVSLKEKLVELEESKSNLEQQLQASKSEIHQRFTDLTQEVELGRKRIGELTEECENLRSHLSDSKDSKDRILLDLQETKQQLEKRLESNVKNQKLDDLTRESEKLRIDMQNRNLEEKLRMLNDNGSKLQELIKECEQLRSTLKSKEASFRSEKERMDCTISSLLEDKRDLEEKLCSVNDIVAKLKTELGTLQAHKASPNNASFETIASHGSPGAPAARKSLDRNSGPRKSITSESEIRKNRRISVHDERRQSYWNDVREIGIMTDPVDNNCNCAELNCKLQDCQRELFIRESQVTALNMELKHHPLKDENAQLKKRVLEEQEKARFEQKRLKMKLQDLNAKISDLTDAAALSKEPGSNQIAQVAKSATVPAQTQTESDLEAILEKTNIKYQEALRMLRSRYNRINDLEEKLKQNENNDTSNITSLSAGQNSALKAQCESQKKEISTIKNKYESAKRILAMRKEELDVLREKVAKYETAK from the exons ATGTCTGCGAAGAACGCCAGCTCCATCCAGGTCTGCATCAAGGTGCGTCCCTGCGAGCCCGGGCTCACTTCGCTCTGGCAGGTGAAGGAGGGCCGCTCCATCCAGTTGGCGGACAGCCACGCGGAGCCCTGTGTCTTCG ACTATGTGTTCGACGAGGGCGCCAACAACCAGGAGGTGTTCGACCGGATGGCCAGGCACATAGTGCACGCCTGCATGCAGGGCTTCAACGGAACTATTTTTGCCTACGGCCAGACGTCGTCGG GCAAGACGTACACCATGATGGGCGACGGCCAGAACCCGGGCGTCATGGTGCTGGCCGCCAAGGAGATCTTTCAGCAGATCTCCAGTGAGACGGAGCGGGACTTTCTGCTGCGCGTGGGCTACATCGAGATCTACAATGAGAAGATCTACGATCTGCTGAACAAGAAGAATCAGGACCTGAAGATCCACGAGTCCGGCAACGGGATTGTGAACGTGAACTGCGAGGAGTGCATCATAACCAGCGAGGACGACCTCCTGCGCCTGCTATGCATGGGCAACAAGGAGCGCACCGTGGGCGAGACTAACATGAACGAGCGGTCCAGCCGTTCGCACGCCATCTTTAGGATA ATCATTGAGTCTCGAAAGTCGGATCGCAGCGATGACGACGCAGTGATTCAAAGCGTGCTGAACCTGGTTGATCTGGCTGGATCGGAGCGGGCGGACCAAACGGGTGCTCGAGGAGCGCGCTTGAAGGAGGGCGGTCATATAAACAAAAGCCTACTCTTTCTGAGCAACGTTATCAAGAGTCTGTCGGAAAACGTGGACAATAAATTTATCAGCTTCCGCGATTCCAAGCTGACGCGCATCCTGCAGGCTTCCTTGGGGGGCAATGCATTTACATCCATCATTTGCACAATCAAACCATCAATCATGGAAGAGTCGCAGTCTACCCTTAGTTTCGCCACGCGAGCCAAGAAGATCCGTATTAAGCCGCAGGTCAACGAGATGGTCTCTGACGCCACAATGATGAAGCGGCTGGAGCGCGAAATAAAGGTGCTAAAGGATAAGCTGGCCGAAGAAGAACGCAAGAACGAGAGCCAGCTAAAGGTACAGGATCTGGAGCGACGAATAAAGCGCGACATGCACAAGATTATCTCTAGCCAATCTCTGAGCGACAAGTGCCAGCAAAAGCGGCGCCGTACTTGGTGTCCCACTGCATCGGGTTCGCATTTGGAGCCAGCAGAGACCGGCAAAGTGGACGAGCGACTTGTTCAGTTTTCAAAGGCGTCCCACCTTCCAAAACCAGTGTTTTTTCCCACTTCAAATGCTGGCAAACGATGGGACAACATTCCAAAGACCATCAACATTTTGGGATCCCTAGATATCGGTACCGAGTGCAACTCCATTACTGAGGAATTTGTCCCGGCAGAGTGCGTTGACTTTGGCTCCCCTCACCCAGGTGTCCACAAACCCATGTTCATCAGCAAGCAACTGCCAGACCTGACCCTCACTCCCATGGGCCCATTAAC AGTGGATAAAATCAAGAAGGAGATCCAGGACCTGCAAATGTTCACCAGCTTAGAGAAGCACTTTGAGGTGGAGTGCGAAGAGGTGCAGGGTTTAAAAGAAAAGCTGGTCGAGGTTACAGCTCAGCGGGATCATTTAGAGCAAGATTCGTTAGCCGAAAAGGAGCG TAACGATGCTCTTCAAAAGGAGGTAACCAGCCTGACAGCGGCCAATGAGGCTGCTAATTCGAAGATCAGCGATTTGGAGGAGCAACTAAGTACTCTAAAACAGACGGTGACCAGACTGGAAGTGGAGAATCAAGGGGCCGTGGGCCTTGAGTTTGAGTTCGAGGCTCACAAGAAATCCTCAAAACTTCGCGTGAATGACTTGCTGTCCGCACTTTCAGAAAAGGAGTTGACCATAGAAAGTCTTCAGAAGTCCCTCGACAATTTATCCCGCGATGTGTTACGGAACAGCAAGGAGGACCACATGCTTTCCATTGTCCCAGAGCCAGAAGACATCGCCGGCGACGACAGTACATGCAAAAAGTGTGAGCAACTGGAGAAGCTGATCGCAGATTTAGAGTCCAAGAATAACTCCTGCGAGTGTGATGAGCTCCGTTCTGAGATCGTCTCGGTTCGCGACAAGTTAGAAAGCATGGAATCGGCCTTTAACCTGGCAAGCGCCGAGGTTACCCAAAAGACGTCTGATTGCGAGCGGCTTTCAATAGAGTTATCCGCATCCCAGATGGACGTTGGACAACTACAGCAAAGGTTCGACACTCTGGAGCAACAGTGGCAGGCACAGCAAGTGGGCATGAAAATCCTGCAGGATGACCACGAAATCGTTCAGGAGAAGTACCAGGATATGCAGGAGAAATACGAGCACATAGAACGCCGGGCTAGCGCCTCTAACACTGAGGTTCAACGGCTTCAGAACGACAACACGACATTGCAAGCAGAGATCAAAAACCTCAAGGAACAACTTGAAGAGTCCCAAAGCATGCTTAAAGAAGTCCAAACCTCCGAATCTCATGTGGAAAAGCTTCAATTAGAAAATCAagaattaaaagcaaaaatctCTGAACTGGAGAAGAACTTTAAGGAGATGGAGCGGGAATACGACTGCCTTTCCAACGAATTGATGGAGAGTGTCCAGGAGAACGATGCCCTGCTAAAGGAGCTAAGGAATCGGCCCACGAGTCTGGACGCTGAGTCTATGAGGAGTTCCGGAATTAGCACCGAGTTTAgcgaacaggagcaggagatcAACCTTGACAAAAATCTTCTACACCAGTTTGCCAAGCTATCTGAGTCCATTCAACAGATAGAGCTGCAGCATCATTCCGGGATCGGTCGCCTCTTTAGAGCCAACAAAATGATGGAACAGGGTCAGAGCGAACCAGGACTTAAGCTTTGCCTCGAGTCTGCTGAGTACATAGAGGAAGACACTCGTCACTCAGATACAACTGAATCCATTTGTCTCAAAGGTTTTCTCAAGCGACACAGGTTCCAGATAACGCGACTTAGCCGGGAAAATGAAGAGATGGAGCAGGAAAAGCGACTGCTTGATATTATCTCGCAGCTGAAACAGGAAATCGAAGAGAAAAGTGCCCTTATGGAGGCCACAGAGGCAAACATCAACGAGATGCGTGAGCAGATGGATGACCTAAAGTCGACACTCCTGGAAAAGAGCGTTATAGTGAACAAGGTTGAGGACTACCAGCGGCAGATCGAGTCCCTGGAAAAACAGAATGCGGAGATGACGATGGTGTACGAAGAGCTCCAGGATAGAGTAACAAGGGAGAGCTCGATGAGCGAGAGCCTGCTCCGAGTTCCGCCTGACGAGGATACACTTCCGGGCTGCCCCACATCTCCCGGTAGAAGAGAAGAGGAGGTGGTGGCCACGCTAAAGACTGCCATAACAGAAATGCAGTCCCAGGTTTGTGGTCTGCAGGCCGAACTTGAACACCAGTCAAGGCAGATCCAGTTGAAAGACGCGAACTTAGCGGAACTACAGACAGATTTTGAGGAAATGAGTGAGCGGTGTTTATCGATGGAGGTGCGACTTGCCGAGTTGGAAGAGGATGCTAAGCAGAAACAGGAACTGCTAGATCGCCAGGCGCAGAAGCTGTCCGATGACTTACGTCTTATCGATCAGCTTCAAGAGAAGAATGCGCAACTCGTTGAGCAATGCCTTAAAGCTACAGAATCTCTTAGTCTCGCGGATGCCAAGCCAGATCAGACGCAACTTTCCTCTCATTACGATAGTCAAATCGAGGAACTTAAGCACTTGTTAAGGGCAGCCAAAGAAGAACTACGTGATGCGCAGAGGATAAAAGATAATGAAATAAGTGCCCTGCGAGCGGAGTTTCTGCTGAAGATTGAAACGAACCAAGCCAAGTTCTTTGATGAGCTGCAGGAGACTAAGGATCGCTATGAGAGCAATGTGGCCGCCTTAAAGGAGCAGCTACTGCAGGCAGCGGAGAAACTCTCCAGTGTTACGGCTCGCTATCAGGCGGAGTTGGAAGAGCTTAAATCCGCTCTTCAAGAACAAATTTCTCAGGCTGAGGAGGAAAGAAACAACTTGATTGTCCAGCACGAGGCAGAAATGGAAACAATCAGGGAAAACCTTAAAGAGAAGCTAGCTGAGGCTTCCTCAATGGAAGATGCCTTTAAATCGGAAATTAGCGATATGACAGCCACCTTAAAGGAGCGATTGACTCAAACGGAAGAGGAGCGCGAAAAGGCGTCCTCGAAGCTTGAGGAGGTGAATAAGAAGTTGGAGCAGATGATTAGTGACAGAAGTGCGATGTCAGATGCAATTACTGAGTTGGAGAAAACCAGAGCTGAGCAGGACTTggcattcaataaattaaaaatggacAACGTCGAATTAGAGAACCAGTGCAGTAAGatccaggagcagctgcaaatgcaatCGCTTACTCGAGACCAAAACAGTTTGGAAATACAAGCACACATTAAACAACTAGACTCGATTGTGGCCTCTTCGAAAAAAAGTATTACTGAGCTTCAGGAGAAGTGCGACCAGCAGGTTCTGGACCTGGATAAATTAAGGCTGGAGAAGTTGTCCCTGGAATCAGAGATTCAAAAGGCTAAGGAAGAGCATTATAGTACCCTGGATAAACTTCAGGAAGTCCAAGCTGAAATTGTAGCCCTAAGCAGTCGGAATGAGATGGAAAAGTGTGATTTCTCAACTAAGTTTGAGGTATTCACTTCCAAGATAACCGATCTCGAAGAAGCCCTAAAGGcagcacaacaaaaaatcgtTCTCTACGACGATTTGGTATCGCAGCACGAAAGCCTGAAAATCTGTCTTGCCGAGGCAAATGAACTGTCATCAAACTTGCAAAAGAAAGTG GAGTGTCTGCAATCGGAATTGATTGATTTACAAAAGGGAATCTCGAGTCGAGATGTGGAAATACAAGAGCTTCGCGCAGAACTGAAGAACGTCATGGATGCAAAGACAACGGCGAGTATGGATCAAATGACTCTGGTGACGCAGCTCAAAGAAGTCGAGGAGCAGATGGCGACGCAGGCACAAAAGTTCATACGAGATGCGACTGATCTGAAAGGATCCATAACCGAGCTCCAATTGAAGCTTAATTCTCTGCAAGAGACTAAAGATAACCTAGAGTCTGGAAATGAAGAGCTCAAAGTAAAGCTTAAAAACTCTCAAAATCTGCGAGACATGTGGGAGAAGGAGAATAAGGTGTGTGTCTCCCTGAAAGAAAAATTAGTCGAACTGGAAGAATCTAAGTCCAACCTTGAACAGCAATTGCAAGCCAGTAAATCAGAAATACATCAAAGATTCACGGATCTTACCCAGGAGGTAGAGCTGGGCCGCAAAAGAATTGGAGAACTCACCGAGGAGTGTGAAAATTTGCGCTCTCATCTG AGTGATAGTAAAGATAGCAAAGACCGGATATTACTCGATCTGCAAGAAACTAAACAGCAGCTGGAGAAAAGGCT TGAGAGCAATGTCAAAAACCAGAAGCTTGACGATCTGACAAGGGAGAGCGAAAAGCTACGAATCGATATG CAAAACCGTAACCTAGAGGAAAAGCTGAGAATGCTCAACGATAATGGGAGTAAGCTTCAGGAACTCATAAAAGAGTGCGAGCAGCTTCGATCAACTCTG AAATCAAAGGAAGCCAGTTTTCGCTCTGAGAAGGAACGCATGGACTGTACCATCTCAAGTCTTTTAGAAGACAAACGCGAcctcgaggagaagttgtgCTCGGTCAACGATATTGTGGCTAAGCTTAAGACGGAACTCGGCACATTACAAGCACATAAAGCTAGCCCAAACAACGCTTCCTTCGAGACAATTGCCTCACACGGGTCGCCAGGTGCACCTGCGGCGAGAAAAAGTCTAGATCGAAACTCTGGACCAAGG AAATCGATTACCTCTGAATCCGAAATACGGAAGAATCGACGAATCAGCGTCCACGATGAGCGGCGGCAGTCTTACTGGAACGACGTTCGGGAAATTGGCATCATGACAGATCCCGTTG acaacaactgcaactgtgCGGAGCTGAACTGCAAGCTTCAGGATTGCCAGCGCGAGCTCTTCATTCGTGAGAGCCAAGTGACGGCGTTGAACATGGAGCTGAAACATCATCCGCTGAAGGACGAGAATGCGCAACTGAAGAAGAGAGttctggaggagcaggagaaggcaCGATTTGAACAGAAAAGGCTTAAGATGAAGCTTCAAGATCTTAACGCAAAGATTAGTGACCTCACCGATGCTGCGGCATTGTCCAAAGAACCGGGATCTAACCAAATAGCACAGGTTGCGAAGTCTGCTACCGTACCGGCCCAAACTCAGACTGAATCCGATCTTGAGGCAATCCTTGAGAAGACGAACATAAAGTATCAGGAAGCGCTTCGGATGTTGCGCTCCCGATACAATCGCATCAATGATTTGGAAGAGAAACTgaagcaaaacgaaaacaacgacACTTCGAATATTACCTCCCTCTCAGCTGGGCAGAACAGTGCATTGAAG GCACAGTGTGAATCCCAAAAGAAGGAAATTTCCACCATCAAAAATAAGTATGAATCCGCCAAACGAATTTTGGCGATGCGAAAGGAGGAGTTGGATGTCCTGCGGGAAAAAGTCGCAAAATATGAAACAGCTAAATGA